The proteins below come from a single Oryzomicrobium terrae genomic window:
- a CDS encoding heavy metal sensor histidine kinase, producing MTPRLSLSVRLALLFAAVVAVASSGLGFYLYHSFAGQLEWRDDVQLLGKLRQLRQQLADAATPELLLTRPQYLRDTMSGESNALIDVRALDGEVLLTINPRREALPSPAPLAENEEPAPAALVRWHTRDSSPAAAVAGVARLGQPDGRPVVVTVARAYPDRAALLAAYRWRIGLAAALAAALAALLAAGVVWRALAPLRRLSRVAGDITVNRLSTRLDARDAPPEIARLATALNTMLARLEDGFARLSQFAADLAHEFRTPVGNLLGQSQVMLARPRAESDYQALLESNIEELERLARMIDNMLFLARADHAGQALDRQPLSIAAELTRQAEYFEGLAEERGVTIRTRGDGTLRADPALLRRALGNLVANAVRHATPGSTIELSARHDGSVWHLAVENDGAPLPEAVLARLFDRFYRADTARSDSARSSGLGLAIVRSIMALHGGQAQVAQTGSRLRFTLTFPDAPDPAA from the coding sequence GTGACGCCCCGCCTGTCCCTGAGCGTCCGGCTGGCGCTCTTGTTCGCCGCGGTGGTCGCCGTCGCCAGCAGCGGCCTGGGCTTTTACCTCTACCACTCCTTCGCCGGCCAGCTCGAATGGCGCGACGACGTGCAACTGCTCGGCAAGCTGCGCCAACTGCGCCAGCAGCTCGCCGACGCGGCCACCCCCGAGCTGCTGCTGACGCGCCCCCAGTACCTGCGCGACACGATGAGCGGCGAGAGCAACGCCCTGATCGACGTGCGCGCCCTGGACGGCGAGGTCCTGCTGACCATCAACCCGCGCCGCGAGGCCCTGCCCAGCCCCGCCCCCCTGGCCGAAAACGAGGAGCCGGCCCCCGCCGCCCTGGTGCGCTGGCACACCCGGGACAGCAGCCCCGCCGCGGCGGTGGCCGGCGTGGCCCGGCTGGGGCAGCCCGACGGCCGGCCGGTGGTCGTCACGGTGGCCCGGGCCTACCCGGACCGGGCCGCGCTGCTGGCCGCCTACCGCTGGCGCATCGGCCTGGCCGCCGCCCTGGCCGCCGCGCTGGCCGCCCTGCTCGCCGCCGGGGTGGTGTGGCGCGCCCTGGCGCCGCTGCGCCGCTTGAGCCGTGTCGCCGGGGACATCACCGTCAACCGCCTGTCCACCCGGCTCGACGCCCGGGACGCCCCGCCCGAGATCGCCCGCCTGGCCACGGCGCTGAACACCATGCTGGCCCGCCTCGAAGACGGCTTTGCGCGCCTGTCCCAGTTCGCCGCCGACCTGGCCCACGAATTCCGCACCCCGGTGGGCAACCTGCTCGGCCAGAGCCAGGTGATGCTCGCCCGCCCCCGGGCGGAAAGCGACTACCAGGCGCTGCTGGAATCCAACATCGAGGAACTGGAACGGCTGGCGCGCATGATCGACAACATGCTGTTCCTCGCCCGGGCCGATCACGCCGGACAGGCCCTCGACAGGCAGCCCCTGTCGATCGCCGCCGAGCTGACACGGCAGGCCGAGTACTTCGAGGGCTTGGCCGAGGAGCGGGGGGTGACCATCCGCACCCGGGGCGACGGCACCCTGCGCGCCGATCCGGCCCTGCTGCGCCGCGCCCTGGGCAACCTGGTGGCCAATGCGGTGCGCCACGCCACGCCGGGCAGCACCATCGAGCTCTCGGCGCGCCACGACGGAAGCGTCTGGCACCTTGCGGTGGAAAACGACGGTGCGCCGCTGCCCGAGGCGGTACTCGCCCGCCTGTTCGACCGCTTTTATCGCGCCGACACGGCCCGCTCCGATTCGGCGCGCTCCAGTGGCCTGGGCCTGGCGATCGTGCGCTCGATCATGGCCCTGCACGGCGGGCAGGCCCAGGTGGCGCAAACCGGGTCGCGGCTGCGCTTCACCCTGACGTTTCCCGACGCTCCGGACCCGGCGGCGTAA